A single region of the Gossypium arboreum isolate Shixiya-1 chromosome 12, ASM2569848v2, whole genome shotgun sequence genome encodes:
- the LOC108477415 gene encoding MADS-box protein FLOWERING LOCUS C-like encodes MGKRRTEMKLIENEKARKRVFEKRRTNLLKKAKELSILCDIKLLLIIYEHGKVKAEIWPHNNVEAEQIIEWFKQRRIDKTACDSSASKRRRFGDKFDILDHKNMVNHYSENQLRNLIFELDAKIAAVMNVIQSKLVLKGGAGSPKNKGKGKEAVIYQEPIKTPQHQSFQTYWPKKNFISYPEFENSSSIPYVPLPVHYVDPSSIQSPYKDANSSMGYYDPNVHPVLPCIYYPKMPGFPPQMNASDLGFFPPFN; translated from the coding sequence ATGGGCAAACGTAGGACGGAGATGAAGCTGATAGAGAATGAGAAGGCTCGTAAGAGAGTTTTCGAAAAGAGAAGGACTAATTTGTTAAAGAAGGCCAAGGAGTTATCAATTCTTTGTGATATCAAGCTACTGCTCATCATCTATGAACATGGTAAAGTAAAAGCTGAGATTTGGCCCCATAATAATGTGGAAGCTGAACAAATCATCGAGTGGTTCAAGCAGCGGCGTATTGACAAAACAGCTTGTGATTCTTCCGCAAGTAAGAGGAGAAGATTTGGTGACAAATTTGATATATTGGATCACAAGAATATGGTCAATCACTACTCCGAGAATCAACTTCGAAACTTGATTTTCGAATTGGATGCAAAGATTGCTGCTGTTATGAACGTAATTCAATCAAAACTGGTTCTTAAGGGAGGAGCTGGATCACCAAAGAACAAGGGGAAGGGAAAGGAAGCTGTTATCTACCAAGAACCGATTAAAACCCCACAACACCAGAGTTTTCAGACATATTGGCCAAAGAAAAATTTTATTAGCTATCCTGAGTTTGAAAATAGTAGTAGTATTCCGTATGTTCCATTGCCGGTTCATTATGTTGATCCATCTTCGATACAATCACCTTACAAGGATGCTAATTCCTCGATGGGTTACTACGACCCTAACGTTCACCCTGTTCTTCCATGCATTTATTATCCAAAGATGCCTGGTTTTCCCCCTCAGATGAATGCTTCAGACTTGGGTTTCTTTCCTCctttcaattga